The Labrus mixtus chromosome 18, fLabMix1.1, whole genome shotgun sequence DNA segment GTTTTCCCATCCAACACTAGATCATAAATGGATCTATTTACATTCAATATCAAATGATTGTGACATGATATATTTGCATCAAAGTCAGGTTCTTAACAAATTAATAATTAGTAGTCTGGATATAATCCAAAAAATTCAGTAAATTGCAGAGATTATAAATTCCAAAAAATGTAGACGATAATGAAAGTTATTTTGAGGACCATCCTGTGAATTGTGCATGTTTAACTCTATGATGGAAGATGTTTCTAGATCCTCTAAATTCTTTAtgtccctccctccatcctattGTCTCAGCCCATGAGTCTGTGGTAGTTGGGTGTTCACCTATgaatctggttctgctcgaggtttcggCCTCTTGTAAGGAAGTTTTCTGTTGCACTTGTTGCTAAGGATTAATGTTTGGTCTCTTGAAATGAAATTACAAAGAGTACAGTCTAGACGAGCTTTTTATGTGAAGTGTTATTCAATAACTTGAATTTTAATTTGGTGCtcatgaagattaaaaaaaattagcacactacacatatacatacatatatgtgtgtgaggtattaataaaatactgtatatatatatatatatatatacagtatatttatcaATGTTCAGCAGCTGACTTGCATGTTTGAACTACCAACACTTAAAGTAAATGCACAGATTTAACAgtaccaacaacaaaaaagtaaaacaatatgCTTTGTAAATGTGTTAAATTCAAAGAAGGAAAATGTTGCACTGTACACTGGAGGCAGTGGTGGATGTTACAGTACTCCTGTCTGCATCGGTGAACGTCCCCTCTGCTGGCTGATCGGACATcttcaaaaaaggaaacatacaAACTATTTATCCAGCATCAGTAGATCTTCAACTGAACTTCATCTGAGTGAGGTACGGAGTAGCTGACCTGGTAGCTTGTTGATTTGTCTGGATGCTTCCTAAGGCACAAGCGGAAGAGGGAGAAGGCAACAGAGGAGAGCAGGGATATGAAGGTGAAGAGGGTGATGGGATGCACTGGACCTGGGACAGTAAGGGAGAGAAATGACAAGGTCACAATGTTATAATGTGCACTAAACCATAGAATGACAGCTACTGGGACGGTGACAGGACAGAAAGGGAAGTGATAAGGCACCTAGTCTgagcacagagaagaagagcagccAGAACATGCAGAAGATTGGAGCCACGATGACCTGGCTGATGGCTGCTCTGTGGATCCTCTGGTTGAGTTTGGTAGGAACGTATGCATAGTAGATGTTGTATCTGTCGACCATATGCTTCAGGATCGCATAAAGTAGACCTAGagggcacaaaaacacacacacaatgagaagAAATAtatgcacaaacaaaacacaaatctgCACAAATAATAGGAATAAAGGGCAGATAACAGCAGGGAATTGCGTATGAAGAGGCCTCTTTGGACTGAGAATTTGACTTCAGACGTTAATAGGAGCTTGGTGTGCTCTAGACAGAGACAGGAGCAGAGTGGGCGTCTGGCTCGCAGCTCGCTGTGTCTTGGTGTCTGGGACTACAGCAGCAAATTCACACAGGCTGCATCGGACTGGcaggcaggagaggagagcgagGTCAGAGTAAGGGGAGAGAAATCACTAAACAGGGCTAAGAGGGGATGTAATGGGATGCAGAGGAATGACAAAAAAGAGGAGACACAGATGGTCACTTCATGTTGCTTACCAAAGGGAGTAATAATGGGACATGTGATGCTGTAGGTCATACTGACTGCAAATATACACATGGTCCAGGCATACTCCAGGCCAAACTGGAACTCGTAGGCCTGACTCTGCAGAGGCAATCACAAACAGTGAGAAATTCACATTTAGAAAAATTATATAATCTAATGtacctgaaaagaaaacagccaGATAAGCACGAGAGGCTCAGTTTACCCTTTTAACGTGAATGCGCTCGGCCTGGGACTTGGCAAAGCAGAGTCGGAGGGCGTACACCGTCAGCCCCGGGATACGAAGCAGCTCCATAGAAGTGCCGATCAGACTGGATGTGATGACATAGTTTACAAAGAATGCACCGTTGTCCggaagaaacacacacctgaaaaaaatgtaataaaaacaacaccacattaataaataaagcGAAAGATATTATTACTTTTTACGAGCTGGGGTCTTTTTGATGAACTTTATTTAGACAAAAAGAGTTCTCTTACTGGaatttgacttctttttcatCCAGGAAGTTCACATCAAAGAGCCATGTGAAGAACAGGTCAAGactacagaagaaaaaaatagttaGAGAATTGACTCAAAACAATTGCAAGAATATATGAAATAAGAAgtattgtgtgtgttctgatcTGCTCTAGGTGTACCTGGATAAACCAAGCGAGGGCAGGATGATGACCATGAAGACCAGCAGTAAAAAACACTTGTGCATTGTGACTTGGTTCTCCCCTGACCTAAGAAACATGGGATCGTAAGAATATCATTATGGGAAGCCTATTTAGCTAAAAATCATATTTACAAAGTTCCCTTCAACCACTAATTTATTCTAAGTCAGCTGACTCTACATTAACTGGATCATTTGATTCATTAGCATAAACTACGCTTTGCACTCCAGTAAACAGTTGATTTGCATTCGCTGCCTCGCACATCATGCCTGCTCAACACGTAGAGAGGGGGGTAGTTATGTAAAGAAAAGGGTGCTCATAGGTGCTGCGTGAGGATGTCTCCCTATGCACAGTTGttccgctcctcctcctcctgctgctagTCACCATGTGCTGCTCCTCTGCGCGCTGTGACTACTGTGCATATCATTATTCTCACATGGAGATCTCTATGACAACCTGCCCAGAATAACAGTGCAGGGAGAGTGGCGggtggaaggagggagagagtaaAGAAAACAAGTGCACCAgggtgaaaaagagagaaataaattagacaaggataaaaaaaaaaaaaaggaatgctgAGAGTTGAGAGGATGATGGACAGCTTCACATGAAGGGTTCGTTTAAAAGGTAATTCCATttctgaggagagaggagagaggaggccgATGGCTGGTGAGTACCTGGTCCAGTGGGACTCAAAGAAGGCTGAGTAGTAGACGATGAAGGGCAGGAGCACGGAAAACGCCCACAGCAGGAGGGTTGGGAAGAACTGGGTAATGACCGGGCTCTGGATTGGAGAACAAGAAGATTACTAAAGAGGAACTTAAAAAGGCAGCTTTAAGGTCACAACTTAATGTCAAACTCTGACCTGCAGACTCTCCACAGGCCTTGTGACGTTGAACTTGTCCATGGTGTTGACAATGATGGCAGGAGtggtgaggaagaagaggagcagaaagaggaggatGTTGAGGAGGACACAGCGGAGCCACCAGCGAGAACCGCACACTGACAGGTTCTCCCTGCAAGGTGACGGGGGAAATGATGTGTCTCAattcacagaaacagacagggCATTTAACACTCTTCCCCTTCTCTTCCCGACACTCCCGCTCTTAATGTATTGACATAAGCCTGAAATAGCTCGCTCAGTCGCCTCTCATATGTGAGTTGTTTCCACTCTACTGGACAGGAGAGCAGGTTGGACACAGCACACTTCAGTGCTCTACTTTTAATTAAGGAACACAAGTACCTGCTCCAGTCGTCTAGTTGGTGCAGAAACACATTCATGCATTCTGAAAACACTGCAACCAATCAGAGGTAAAGCACAAACACTGATCATCTCTTTGGTTAGTCTGCTATACATATGCAACATTCGTTATATAATCTATCTGGGGCTGGGCTTTGCATTCTAATAGAAAAAAGATGCATTATAAGGAATTGCATTTAGAATAGGGAATGAGCTTTAAAGGGTGTTTGAGGTCTGAAAcacctttaatgttttggttttctttcaAAGCTAAGAAACATCATTATAACAGTATGTGTATCTTGCCTCATTAAAAAGGCTCCATCAGGTCTTTAGTTAGTCACAATCCAGGGGTCTCCAAATATGTCAGGGTTCATTACAGGGAAATGTGTCTCAGTGATGCCTAAAACATGTCACATTGGATATCAGGCTCAGATTATGTTTCTAAGTGGGTTTCCTCAGGGTGCTCTGGTtacctcccacagtccaaacataAAGGTTAATAAACTGATTCTACTGTAGGTGTTAGAGTGAATGTTCGTCTGTCTGTGTAACATACAGTTCTCCTATTGCCTGTTGGAATGAAACCAAAGACATGGCCTTTCTTTTGAAATCCTGAAAAGTTCAAATGTGAAGACTTCTGAGGCTTCTTTCAGACTCAAGagaggttttttattgtttacacACCACTGTTTTTAATATCCTAgtattttattatcttattttgCATTATTCTTCTGGATAATAATTAAGTGTACATTaatcttatttattttgtccatTTAATCACTGTCTTATTCTGCCactgtttgcctgatgaaggtctaatACCGAAACGTTGCCAATAAGTGTtcgtttgcaagttagacagtgtgcgggGGTTTACCTTTAActttttgatggacacattgctctcctacgcacctgtcttatgaaatgaaTGTGCGAAGGTCTATTTTGAGCTATCTTGAAATGTAACCTTTCTAATCctacctcctgtgtttccttaTCACAAATTCACGATCCAGTTTCCTCTGTTTTACCTAGTGAAAGGATTTTAGGCGctcatattgtttttatttatgtaaagaactttgtgttacattttgctatgtatgaaaagtgctctaAAAACAAAGTCTGGTTGGTTTGATTGGAGGAATGAAGAGGATTAACGCCCTTAAAGTACTAACCATATAATGTCACTGGGAGCAGGTGCGTAGCTGACCCCCCACTTCTGTGACTGCACCACGGTGGTGATGCTGGACTGCTGGGGTTTGTGGCGGCAGTGCACACGACTGTAGTCCTTCACAatgctggaaaaacaaaacaagacgtAGAAACAGCCAAAGCTATGTCTGCTTTTATGCCCCCATGTGTTTTATAGCTGCTCCCTGTTGTGCCATGGTTTGATGCGAGGACATAAACATGATGTCATGCTGTTGTTTACTCACACAGCAGTCATCCTCTCATCACGGAAAGTCACAAAGGCAATGCCTAGCCTCTTCATGGTGATGCGGTTCTTCTCAGCGTTAAACTCGTCCGTGCGCTTCTCCTCTAACTCGCTGTAGTATTGCTCGGCATCCACCTGCAGATCAAAAATTAGAGCCTTCAGTACTCACTGCATCTTCTACCCTCAGATTAATCCACTGATTTACAGAGCAAGACATGTTACTGTTGCATGCACCTACTTCTGGATTGCAGTGCCATCCAGTGGTTACATACTTTCTGTGCAGCAGTCAATGTTCTAATTCAAAtgtgtctgataaaaaaaagtaccttTTCAAAGCCACAGATGTCACAGCAGAAGATCTGAGCACAAGGATGAGTCCTGATCATGATCTTCCCCTCCTTCTGGGCCTTTGTGGCAAAGTATAGCCTTCCTTTCATCGCCTTGCGCCTGCAAATCACAAAACATGACACCCTTCAGACAAGAAGACAAGACGTTGCAAACTGAGCAACTCtagtctttagttttttttttactgtaccTCTCTAAGTCCAGCCTCATCAGCTTGTGGACATCAAAGCAGAAACGGATGTCATTGACAGTACAGCTGGGATAGGCCTCACTGGTGAATGGAACAAAAGGAGTAAAtcataatgatggtgatgagaGCATCTACAGGTGTGCAAAAAAGATAGTCAGGACTTCCTTTACTCAAATCAATACAAaatagaatgaaatagaaaaatgtGTACTGAAAATGTTTGGTGATGAGTCCTGGGTCAGAGATCTCTCTTGGTATGCAGGTAATCATCAGCGTCCTGGCTACCTGTGAcacaaaatgcatttaaaaataataagttATGTTAGGTACGTCCACCTCAATAGAGTCTATATAATACATGTCAGCCTGCATGTCCAAATATAGTCAACACTGGTTCCAAAAACCAAAGATGGTGAGAATCACAAACTgaggactcaaaaaagttgtacaCAAACCAATGGGTAACGTCATCAAGTCGAGTCCACTTAGTTTATAAAGTCTATGACGGTAAAAcagttaatggacttgagcttgtatagcgcttttctaatcttctgactactcaaagcgcttttacaccgcatgtccgCAACAGGAGCGATTTGGGgctaagtgtcttacccaaggacacatcggacatgttgctgcaggagctggggatcgaaccctccggttgagagacgacaactctaccaactgagccccagCGACCCCAGTGCATGATCGTGATGTCTTTGATCTCTTATCGTCTGACACTTAAATTGAGCACTCCTTCATGTTCCCCAGAGTGTAAACTCCACTGTGATGATCCGTTAAGTCTCCAAATAATGCAGCCAAAGAGATAAAATCCTGCTTGAGTTTTAGTTTATGATGAAAAGTTGTAAAAATGGTGAAATTCCCTTGGCTGCACTTTGTGTTGAGCGCTAATTACCATGCTTAAGTGCCAAAGTATGAAAATTGACTGGATGTTTTTCGCAATGAAAAAATAGCCAGACCAtgatataaaaacagtttaatgtgttgGGAGACAAACCTTCTCATCCTCTCTGTACTCCAGCCGTATGGAGTGGTGAGCCATACACAGCACTGTGATGATGAAGTAGACCAGAGCAAAAACGCTGTGGAGCCACAGAAAGCTGTCCCTGTGAGGCACAAGAACACTGCTGTAATATAGACGGATAAAGATAGTCCAGTGTTGTTCACACTGCTCTGTGCTCTATCATGAGATTTGATGTCATTGATGGAGTGTTGGACTTACTTTGCGTTAACATTAGCCAGTGTTGTTCTTCCAAAGTTCTCAGGACTGTCTCCTGTAGAAATAATGCAACATGACAGAgagactttacatttttaaatgacttcaaGGAGACTCCTCTTTTGTCTGGAGGCTGAAGCAATGGAACTATGTCAAGAAAAGCATTTAATTAAATTTCTCTCATCTCAACGACACAAAATTCAAACACTGCAGTCTTGCTGCTCTAATTGGGGCACCCTTTGTTTGCTGTTGCTGTGGCAGCCTGTCAGAGGGTGTTGGTTTATTTAATGACCGGGGTGACACACTGGCCCATAAGATGACAGCCAgcagtaataaaaaaagtttctgtGGATAGCTTGGCTCTTATATTGGCTCCTGCACTTCGTGCAGTCATGGAATCACTTACTCAACACTTCCAGCAGAATAAGCACACTGCTTCCAAAAGGTACTTCTACTTGTATTTAGCAGCTAATTTTCTGCTTCATCCAACTCCTGACAACTACATGTGTATGTTAAAAGGAAATGAAGCACGTTCTATTTTCACAATCCTACTTGATGAATTGCCACTGACATACTAGAAACTCCCATTAGATGAAGTGCAGCCTTTGTGTATGAAAATAGTAGTGGTTTGACTTCATTATATCCTTGTATGGGTCATTTAAAgctaaaattatatttaatcttGTTTCATGTATGCAAAatgctttgtcttttttaaactcggCTGGAccgcagactgtataaagttaAAGTTTCTTTGCATTCAGCCGATAAATCCTTTCAAGTGTAGCTGTGTGTGATTGTCTCTGTGTGGCCTGGCTTCTCTCCCTGTGAGGTGCCCCGATGTGTCTCTCCTGAGGTTAAGGATATccttctgctttttaaacagtcAGGCCAGCTAGACCATCATGTAGAGGACCAAAATACCCTGGAGGTTCCCGGAAAAGTTGACCGGCAGGATAACGGCCAAAGACAGCAGGCAAACCACCGTCATGAGCAGGATGATGTGGCGCTGGAAGGACAGGTATGTTACAGCATCAACGCCGCATTTACTACGGATCTCTTCATCCCTGCAGAAACAAAGCGGAATACAAGAATAAGAATCTCTTTATTTAATCTGAGAGATACATTACTCTCTTCTTTTGTGTGACAAAATCAGAAATGCTGCAAACTGAGCTTCAGTAATTCACTCCTTAAGGCGTTAACTTGTATGTAGCTCTACTGCGAGGACATATGGGCCACTATACCTCAACATGTTTAAAACGGTGGCACCCCTATGTTGGTGCCAGAAGCTGTGGCCACCAGGCAGCAGTTTCAGGAAAACCAGTCTCataaaatagaacaaaaaaaaaagcacgacaaaaaaagagaggtgCATTCTGGTCTCACGTCGGTAGCCCACACATTGAGAACTTGCAGGGTGGGTTCACACTTTCCCAGGGATCCCTGGGTGAGCCAGTGGCATGAGAGCTAAAAAAAGCTGCACCCAAACTCCACCATTATACTATGGAAACCATGGACACCGTGAACATCGCCTTTTTTATGAGCCTAAATCTGCTTGTGTGCAGTCAGACTCGAGCAAGTGCAAATATTCAAGTGGAAACCTCGGCAGGAGCGGTCACATGAGCTCAGACtcgtttgtttttcctgctaaATGGCATATAACACAGGGCTTTACATTCAACGGTGACATAAACTTTGAAGACAGAGCCAATAAAAGGATAGGAGCTAGCATAAAAGTAAGGTGAACTAATTAAAAGGGCAACGACTTTGTGTACTTACTTCATTTGGTAAAGTGATGAGAGCCAGGAGCAGAAACCCTGCACGGAGAAGACAATCATAAACATGAAATAGACGTGTTATTTAGGAAAATGAATTACATCTGTATGCAAGTCTGTGCGCACCACATCTGGATATTTGCATGCATCCGCCATTAGCATAGTAATAAGGTCTGCAGAGTGACAAAGAGATGGAGATTTAATAGGTCTAGCCTGCAGCAGTAACCACTTTACTGCAGCCTCAGCTCTGTGTAGGCACAGTGCGATGACTCCAGTCTGAGTCTCTGTCTTACACGGCTGTAAACACATAGGGAGTGACCTCAGTCTGTCACACAGGTGTCACAGAGTCACAGGCAGCCCGGCTGAGTCATGATCCAAACTTTCCTCTTACAAATGTTGACATAGTGTCAACTTGGACAAGAGGCTTTATTGTAAAAGTGCATCATGCTGCATTTTTAGACATTAATACAGCACTGACAAATGAACTGTGACAGCAACCATAAAATGAATGAGAACATGATCGGGAAGACTACTATACATTAGTGGAAATGTTGACACATGTTTACTGTTCCTATAAAGTAATCTATGTAACATTGTGCTCTGCAGACAACCGGAGtgtgtcagtctcctcctcaaATGCAATTCCTGTTAACTTGAATCATCCTGTTTAGTTCTTATAGGTATCCTGTGGAGTTTCCTCCACTAGTAGTGCTCTAGAGCAGTGTGAGGATAAGCAAGTCCCTTTATTCAAGACTTTAACCAGAATATGGATGAACACTTTATGCAAATGCTAAATGAATATAGGGTTGATAGTTCCATTCTGCATACTTGTatatgtaaaaacacatcttttagtCTCGTTTTGACGCCTCACAACCTTGAATTGAGCATTTCAGTGAGTTCCTAACAAAGATAAAAAGGGTCTTTGTGCAATGATGGAACCAGTGGATGCAGTGCAGATTGCCATCGCTGGCCGCAGCCTCTGTACAAATGACCACATTGCAAAGGTGCCTTTAATCAAGGGCAGATACAGGCGGATACTTCTGCTATATAGTAGGGTAACAGTGAGGCGTCAGGGGACTAAAACAAGTGAATTTAatggaaaagttgaaaaactttCTAAAAGAgtgacaaaacaaaaggaaggaGTTTGGACCAAGAAATAATTCAATCTGTTTTCACTGCAGGTTCCCAAGACATGTAGCTCTCTCATACTACAGTCTGCTCCAACAGCTTATACTAATAAATAGAAGCAGTTATTTACACATCTGGCTAACCAGGAGTAGTGTTAGCATTTGTTAGCAGTTGTATTGTCAGTAAGTCCAATACTCATTCTGATCTTGTTTCCGCTAATAAAAAGTTTACAGTAAGTTGCTTTTTGCTTCCATTAGCTTGTTGCTCATTTTTTCCTTCCTGCTGTTTGATGCAAAACAGACAGCAAATATTATTATCCTCTTTTGCCAACATATTTGACTGCTATGGTTTGTAACACAACAACGTTAAAACAATGAGCTCAAAGACGCTCCACAGCCAAAAGGGACTGCAGGGTACAATGATCTTTCTTTGTGCATCAACCACTCAGTGGGACTTCCTTTTCATTATGGCTATTTAATTTATTGTCAATAAAACTAAAAGTATCAATTGCAGCTTCAAAGTAAGGTGGCTGAAAAGGATCTCGTTCTGATTTTAACATTGTAAGTGAACAATGCAGTTTTCTGGGTTAGGGTAGGGCTAGGTTAGGTGGAGgcggttaggggttagggtgcAGGTTTTAACacattaaatagaaaaaagaaaaactgaattaGGTAAGAAAAGCATTCAACACCTTTGTTAGACCTTTGGGACATAGAGAAATGTATTTAGTTGAGGGAAACTGAGTATAAACacagcaatgtttttttcaggatgAAATCCACAGAGTAGCGTTGATCATTCTGAAATGCTGTTAAGGGGTTCATTGCTACTTAAGGagctgattaaaatgtttacactgaaaaactgttaaaaaaaaacactcaccaTGTCCTTGGTGTCAGAGTCAGAGGGGCTGGACTCAGAGGGAGACTTCTCTTTCTCACTTGGTTCTCCATAAAACAGGGAGGTGAGACTGGATTGGAAgataaacaacaaaataacaagaTATCGATTGTTGCCTGACACGACCTTATGAACACCCTTTGATTGAATTCATTTCAGGgctgtaaaagagaaaaacaactcaAACCGAATGTCACTGCAGCAGACAGCCCCCACAGTACCTGTCTGACATAAAtcccagtgtgtgtttatacagagAGAAGACATGAAACAATACAATACAGTCCAATCTAATAAAGCCACAGTGATGATCGAGTTTGTGGATATTTCTCTATGGGCCGCAGTGCTGACAGTTCAACAGCATGTCAAATTTAGCAGGATAATTGAATTAGTATGAGAGAGGGCTACGTGGGAAAGCACACAGATGATGCTCGCCCTCGGGTGCTGTGAAGCGGCTGCCGGTCATCCAGAACTAATCGAGCCGGCAGACCCAGGAGAAGAAACATTGCAGACTCATGCTGACTGATAGGTGCACTTTGACTTCTTTGTAACCTTAACAATATCGAAATAGAAGCTGGAAAGGTCAATTCAACTTGTTGATCAACTAAATACTAATTTCTTTGTTAAACTGTTAATCAAATACTCCTAAATTAATAATCGTCAAAACTAACAATATTTTCTGTGCAGCCAAGGTTTATTACTACTGCCTGATGCAGAAAATATCTGCATGCATCAAGTGTGTTAATCCGCATCTGAAAGTAGTTCCacacaaaatgctttattttcttgtgtttgagCAAGTGCCCAGCTGTTTCAATTATTGAGAATTAAACTTTTATGTGAACTTTAGAAAAGACGTATTAGACACAGATAGATATACGATAAGGCACTACTGGAGTTGACTCAGACAGGATAAAAATAGAATCCTTGCAGGGGATTTGCTGACAATATCAAATATATATAGAATACCACAAGCCCTCTAGACTTGACCTTTGTGTATCAAGAGAAAATACCAAACATTGGCTGCAGcaggtttctttttctgcattttataTAGCTTTACACTGAACATCTTCTGGTACTGGtactcaattaaaaaaaaggttttttaatttaagggCAGTTCTTTGGAAAATAGTGAtggaaaagttttgttttttgttatttgtttttaacatatttgttttaaagctcatgtgagaagtttttagcttactgaaataaatattgatgcctctttatgacatttaaaagcagACAAGACCACCAGTGTGGGGAAGGTGTTGGATGTCGATGggtgatacatttgacttttaacaAAGATGGGtgagatttttttgttaaaataattaataagcCTACACGTACAGGTCAAATTCAGCAAAGGCGCAATCAGTCACAGGGCGCAGTCACCTAATTCAAGACACACAAACTTCCCCACagaggcattaaaaaaaacattttattaacctTCAATGGAAGTAATAGTTAGTTGCAgtcctatttttttaaagagtaagGAGACTAGTTTATCCAAACCACTCTGTTCAACATCCTCATTGAATATGTAGGCCTCCGTCTGGGctgtatttaaattaatttcagtgttaacaaaatatatttaagccttcatttttatctctgtttcctgtgcactgccagcagagggagctgcagCCTTCAGGATCAGGACTCAGGAGGGGCTCCTCTTTGAATTATTTCTCCATCTTAAATGTGGACGTGGCTCAAGGATCAGAAAGTGCACAAGACAGCAGTAGATGGATTCACCTGTCGTTCTCCATCAGCAGAGCCAGGCGACCGTAGTCCCATGCAGCCTTCCTCAAACAGGAGAAGATAAGCAACAGGAactgaaacacagaacacaaacatttataatgCGCTACTGGAGATCTGATTCAAACCGTCACACACTCACTACGTATTCATCTGCAAaaccttttcatttatttgaaagctgGAGCCTATTTCTGCATCCACTCATGCAAAGCCTATGAATAAAAGGTTGAAAACCTATAGCTCCATCTTCTTTCTTTAGAGTAGTACGTGGTTGTCTTGGAAACAACCGGAGACAGGTCAGCATGCACACAAGAACACATGCTTAGCACTAATGAAGAATGAGTCTAGTCAAAGGCAAGAATAAATCTGAATAGACTCCACATAGATGGAATAAACGAGATAAAAACGTATTCAATGACATATAACAGTTCACAATGGTGGATTCATGCTGATTAAATGAATGCCCAAGAGCATAACTGGGGGATGATAGATGAATATTGCCAAATGGAAATTGGGTAAAAGTGCTGAtgaatgtttaattttaatgcaacattaaatcattaactcATTTGTGGTTAGGAGACATTTGGTAGCAGTGATGTTGATAAGAGGAAAGCTCTACTCAACTTTGAATGATTCATGTTTTAGTGATTTAGAGCCATGCATACACAATCACGGCATCCTTGACTAAGATGTAGATGATGAATGAGTGTGCGCTGCATTCACGTTTTCAGGGCTCAAACTCCATCCTTAAATAAGAACCCCTCCATCATCTCGCTGTCtttcttcctgttgttttattttatgccaTTACAATGCGTGGGCGTGTTCTCCACAGGTCccacagatgattttttttttttcctgtatgaT contains these protein-coding regions:
- the tmem63c gene encoding calcium permeable stress-gated cation channel 1; this encodes MAHSELFETLAPPVEGRSVELDVLSFLDSFGDGNSTAERCYRSHSRSSVLQGLPFGGVPTVLAINVVLWMFLLLIFSCLRKAAWDYGRLALLMENDSLTSLFYGEPSEKEKSPSESSPSDSDTKDMGFCSWLSSLYQMKDEEIRSKCGVDAVTYLSFQRHIILLMTVVCLLSLAVILPVNFSGNLQGDSPENFGRTTLANVNAKDSFLWLHSVFALVYFIITVLCMAHHSIRLEYREDEKVARTLMITCIPREISDPGLITKHFHEAYPSCTVNDIRFCFDVHKLMRLDLERRKAMKGRLYFATKAQKEGKIMIRTHPCAQIFCCDICGFEKVDAEQYYSELEEKRTDEFNAEKNRITMKRLGIAFVTFRDERMTAVIVKDYSRVHCRHKPQQSSITTVVQSQKWGVSYAPAPSDIIWENLSVCGSRWWLRCVLLNILLFLLLFFLTTPAIIVNTMDKFNVTRPVESLQSPVITQFFPTLLLWAFSVLLPFIVYYSAFFESHWTRSGENQVTMHKCFLLLVFMVIILPSLGLSSLDLFFTWLFDVNFLDEKEVKFQCVFLPDNGAFFVNYVITSSLIGTSMELLRIPGLTVYALRLCFAKSQAERIHVKRSQAYEFQFGLEYAWTMCIFAVSMTYSITCPIITPFGLLYAILKHMVDRYNIYYAYVPTKLNQRIHRAAISQVIVAPIFCMFWLLFFSVLRLGPVHPITLFTFISLLSSVAFSLFRLCLRKHPDKSTSYQMSDQPAEGTFTDADRSTVTSTTASSLFVATVLLEPELALTPMPSPAHHSYGAMASSQSSSHGPAEEEECEEDHAQTHETELQDPPEPYCSSPLMDSPVGYQ